One Longimicrobium terrae DNA segment encodes these proteins:
- a CDS encoding SDR family oxidoreductase, with translation MELGLKDRVAIVAGGSMGLGRAVARELAREKARVIITARNEARLQKAAEELRRETGGQVFAIRADMTRPDDIHALVEKTAERWGGVDIALANAGGPPGTRYESTSAEQVERAMELNLMSTVRLAQEVTPFMKQRRWGRFIALTSVSVKQPLPGLILSNTARAAVVGWVKTMATELAPFGVTCNVVAPGYMLTGRVEDLAAERAENEQRRPDEVLAEMSARIPIGRMGQPEELAALVAFLASDRASYITGTTIQVDGGFVQGLL, from the coding sequence ATGGAACTGGGGCTCAAGGACCGCGTCGCCATCGTCGCGGGCGGCAGCATGGGGCTGGGCCGCGCCGTGGCGCGCGAGCTCGCGCGGGAAAAGGCGCGCGTCATCATCACCGCACGCAACGAGGCGCGGCTGCAGAAGGCCGCGGAAGAGCTGAGGCGGGAAACGGGCGGCCAGGTGTTCGCCATCCGCGCCGACATGACGCGCCCGGACGACATCCACGCGCTGGTGGAAAAGACCGCCGAACGGTGGGGCGGCGTGGACATCGCGCTGGCCAACGCAGGCGGCCCGCCGGGGACGCGCTACGAAAGCACCAGCGCCGAGCAGGTAGAACGCGCCATGGAGCTCAACCTCATGAGCACCGTGCGCCTGGCGCAGGAGGTGACGCCCTTCATGAAGCAGCGGCGCTGGGGCCGCTTCATCGCGCTCACCTCCGTCTCCGTCAAGCAGCCGCTGCCCGGCCTCATCCTCTCCAACACCGCGCGCGCCGCCGTCGTGGGATGGGTAAAGACGATGGCGACGGAGCTGGCGCCGTTCGGCGTGACGTGCAACGTGGTGGCGCCCGGGTACATGCTCACCGGCCGCGTAGAAGACCTGGCCGCGGAACGGGCGGAAAACGAGCAGCGCCGCCCCGACGAGGTGCTGGCCGAGATGAGCGCCCGCATCCCCATCGGCCGCATGGGCCAGCCGGAAGAGCTGGCCGCGCTGGTCGCCTTTCTGGCCTCGGACCGCGCTTCGTACATCACCGGCACGACCATTCAGGTGGACGGCGGGTTCGTCCAGGGACTGCTCTGA
- a CDS encoding pinensin family lanthipeptide, with amino-acid sequence MKKLALSLEHLTVESFATSESDAIRGTALGHMYVTPTEDTAGIPCTGESCRGLCSQQICPAEPIVGVNGLQALMIGQSGATPCFSNETCNCA; translated from the coding sequence ATGAAGAAGCTCGCGCTTTCCCTGGAACACCTCACGGTCGAATCGTTCGCCACCTCCGAGTCCGACGCGATCCGCGGCACCGCGCTCGGCCACATGTACGTGACGCCGACGGAAGACACCGCCGGAATCCCCTGTACGGGCGAGTCGTGCCGCGGGCTGTGCAGCCAGCAGATCTGCCCGGCGGAGCCCATCGTTGGCGTGAATGGATTGCAAGCGCTGATGATCGGGCAGAGCGGCGCGACGCCCTGCTTCAGCAACGAAACCTGCAACTGCGCCTGA
- a CDS encoding aminopeptidase P N-terminal domain-containing protein, with protein sequence MTETDLSAADPFRARRERFLDSIGKGVAVIAAAPELVKSRDTDVRYRQNSDFFYLTGFLEPGAVAVLTPFDPEHRFTLFVRPRDRERETWTGVRAGVEGALERFGADKAYPVEELDNHLRDLIEPADALWYALSADGSEMDAKLIRLLTGFRGTRHRTGKGPWDIRDPASVLDRMRVIKEPGELERIREAAALSARGHLAAMRAGRAGVGEWELEALLDGTFRAASADSGTAYPSIVGSGANATVLHYVTNERRIGEGDLVLMDAGADAGFYCGDITRVFPASGRFTAPQRRVYDIVHAALDAGIAAARPGAPITGIHEAARAVLVQGMIDLGLLEGTVDDLIESEAFKRFFMHNTAHYLGLDVHDAGPYRERDGTPVPLQPGMVLTVEPGLYIPADAEDVAEELRGIGIRLEDNVIITGDGCEVITRGVPVAADEVEAVCGGDRE encoded by the coding sequence ATGACCGAAACTGATTTGTCCGCCGCCGATCCGTTCCGCGCCCGCCGCGAGCGGTTCCTGGATTCAATCGGCAAGGGCGTGGCCGTGATCGCCGCCGCGCCGGAGCTGGTCAAGTCGCGCGACACCGACGTCCGCTATCGCCAGAACAGCGACTTCTTCTATCTGACGGGCTTTCTGGAGCCGGGCGCCGTGGCCGTGCTCACCCCGTTCGATCCGGAGCACCGGTTTACCCTCTTCGTGCGGCCGCGCGACCGTGAGCGCGAAACGTGGACCGGCGTGCGCGCCGGCGTGGAGGGCGCGCTGGAACGGTTCGGCGCCGACAAGGCGTATCCCGTTGAGGAGTTGGACAACCATCTGCGCGACCTGATCGAACCCGCGGACGCGCTTTGGTACGCGCTCTCGGCGGATGGAAGCGAGATGGACGCGAAGCTGATCCGGCTGCTGACCGGTTTTCGCGGAACGCGCCATCGCACGGGCAAGGGGCCGTGGGACATCCGCGATCCCGCCAGCGTGCTGGACCGCATGCGCGTGATCAAGGAGCCCGGTGAGCTGGAGCGCATCCGCGAAGCGGCGGCGCTTTCCGCGCGGGGGCACCTGGCCGCCATGCGCGCCGGCCGCGCGGGCGTGGGCGAGTGGGAACTGGAGGCGCTGCTGGACGGGACCTTTCGCGCCGCATCCGCCGATTCCGGCACCGCGTACCCCAGCATCGTGGGATCGGGCGCGAACGCGACGGTGCTGCACTACGTGACCAACGAGCGGCGCATCGGCGAAGGCGACCTGGTGCTGATGGACGCGGGTGCGGACGCGGGCTTCTACTGCGGCGACATCACCCGTGTGTTTCCCGCCAGCGGCCGGTTCACCGCGCCGCAGCGCCGCGTGTACGACATCGTGCATGCGGCGCTGGACGCGGGGATCGCGGCGGCGCGTCCGGGCGCGCCCATCACCGGCATTCACGAGGCCGCGCGGGCCGTGCTGGTGCAGGGGATGATCGATCTGGGCCTGCTGGAGGGCACCGTGGACGACCTGATCGAGTCCGAGGCGTTCAAGCGCTTCTTCATGCACAACACCGCGCACTACCTGGGGCTGGACGTGCACGACGCGGGTCCGTACCGCGAGCGCGATGGCACGCCCGTTCCTTTGCAGCCCGGGATGGTGCTCACGGTGGAGCCCGGCCTGTACATCCCCGCGGACGCGGAAGACGTGGCGGAGGAGCTGCGCGGCATCGGAATCCGCCTGGAGGACAACGTGATCATCACCGGGGATGGCTGCGAGGTGATTACGCGCGGGGTGCCCGTGGCGGCGGACGAGGTGGAGGCGGTCTGCGGAGGGGACAGGGAATAG
- the metH gene encoding methionine synthase: MERSPYLAALDERVLVFDGAMGTSVQRYDLTADDFGGGALEGCNDYLVITRPDVIGEIHASFMAAGADVLETDTFRSNRLTLREYALQDRVREINVAAASLARGIADRFAAEDGKPRFVAGSIGPSGFLPSASDPTLGNITFGELVPVFAEQAAALIEGGADVLLIETSQDILEVKAAVFGCREAIVASGRPVALQVQVTLDTSGRMLLGTDIGAAMVTLESLRADVIGLNCSTGPEHMRQAIRFLGENSRLPISCIPNAGIPHNEGGCAVYPLESVPFADQLEEFVREHGVRVVGGCCGTTPEHIRELVGRLSTVELKPRNVEYVPRLSSGIRATDLIQIPAPTMIGERVNSQGSRKVKRLLLADDYDGVLEVAREQTENGAHVLDVCVALTERQDEGDQMRSVVKLLSQGVEAPLCIDSTEADVIRVALEQSPGRAVVNSINLENGRERIDSVLPLVAAHGAAVIALTIDRDLGGMCKTADTKLQAARKIHDIAIHEYGLQPDALIFDALTFTLATGDEEFRNSAAETIEGIRAIKRELPGVLTTLGVSNVSFGLSPAARTVLNSVFLYHCVNAGLDTGIINPSHVTPYFEIPEEERQLADDLIFDRRTAEKDPLAEFIAHYEGRSGEAENTSVDPTATMTPEEALHWKILHRKKEGVEDWIDRAVEKLGAVPVLNEVLLPAMKEVGDKFGAGELILPFVLQSAEVMKKAVARLELYLEKAEGQTKGKVVLATVYGDVHDIGKSLVNTILTNNGYTVFDLGKQVPVNTILEKAEEVGADAIGLSALLVSTSKQMPLCAQELHRRGLKYPILVGGAAINPSFVRGAAMISETEPYAAGMFYCKDAFEGLSTMDALMADDGAQFIERHNEEMLRRTAEYEARKASAKGMRPGSRENPAVPLAEVPTPPFWGWKVLDHIPVDEVVECIDRNTLYRMQWGARNLKGEEWDRIVREDFEPRLARYTREARTQAWLRPRGIYGYFPAGRDGDDVVVFDPSDRKKEIGRFSFPRQEDREQLCLADYFRPLGADGPQDVLPLQVVTSGDKAAEFIDRRTKGGDYSEGYFLHGFSVQTAEGAAEFINRRIRKELGIEEPRGLRYSWGYPACPDVEQHEVLFNVMPIKQAIGVGLTAGYQLDPEQSTAALVVHHPAAKYFAT, translated from the coding sequence ATGGAACGCTCGCCCTACCTTGCCGCACTGGATGAACGCGTCCTCGTCTTCGACGGGGCCATGGGCACCAGCGTGCAGCGGTACGACCTTACGGCGGACGACTTTGGCGGCGGCGCGCTGGAAGGGTGCAACGACTACCTGGTCATCACCCGCCCCGACGTCATCGGCGAAATTCACGCGTCGTTCATGGCCGCCGGCGCCGACGTGCTGGAGACGGACACCTTCCGCTCCAACCGCCTGACGCTGCGCGAGTACGCGCTGCAGGACCGCGTCCGCGAGATCAACGTGGCCGCCGCCAGCCTGGCCCGCGGCATCGCCGACCGCTTCGCGGCGGAAGACGGCAAGCCGCGCTTCGTGGCCGGCAGCATCGGCCCGTCGGGCTTTCTGCCCTCCGCGTCGGACCCCACGCTGGGCAACATCACCTTCGGCGAGCTGGTGCCCGTGTTCGCCGAGCAGGCGGCCGCGCTCATCGAGGGCGGCGCCGACGTGCTGCTGATCGAGACGTCGCAGGACATCCTTGAGGTGAAGGCGGCCGTGTTCGGCTGCCGTGAGGCCATCGTGGCTTCGGGTCGCCCTGTCGCGCTGCAGGTGCAGGTGACGCTCGATACGTCGGGCCGCATGCTGCTGGGGACGGACATCGGCGCGGCGATGGTGACGCTGGAGTCGCTGCGCGCTGACGTCATCGGCCTCAACTGCAGCACCGGGCCCGAGCACATGCGGCAGGCCATCCGCTTCCTGGGCGAGAACTCGCGGCTTCCCATCAGTTGCATTCCCAACGCGGGCATTCCGCACAACGAGGGCGGCTGCGCGGTCTATCCGCTGGAATCCGTTCCGTTCGCCGACCAGCTGGAGGAATTTGTCCGCGAGCACGGCGTGCGCGTCGTCGGTGGATGCTGCGGCACCACGCCGGAGCACATCCGCGAACTCGTCGGCCGCCTGTCCACGGTGGAGCTGAAGCCGCGCAACGTGGAGTATGTGCCCCGCCTGAGCAGCGGCATCCGCGCGACCGATCTGATCCAGATCCCCGCGCCCACGATGATCGGCGAGCGCGTCAACTCGCAGGGGAGCCGCAAGGTGAAGCGGCTGCTGCTGGCCGACGACTACGACGGCGTGCTGGAAGTGGCGCGCGAGCAGACGGAAAACGGCGCGCACGTGCTGGACGTCTGCGTGGCGCTCACCGAGCGGCAGGACGAGGGCGACCAGATGCGCAGCGTGGTCAAGCTGCTGTCGCAGGGCGTGGAAGCGCCGCTCTGCATCGACAGCACCGAGGCCGACGTAATCCGCGTTGCGCTGGAGCAGTCGCCGGGGCGCGCCGTGGTGAACTCCATCAACCTGGAGAACGGGCGCGAGCGCATCGACAGCGTGCTCCCCCTCGTTGCGGCGCACGGCGCGGCGGTGATCGCGCTGACCATCGACCGCGACCTGGGCGGGATGTGCAAGACGGCCGACACCAAGCTGCAGGCCGCGCGCAAGATCCACGACATCGCCATTCACGAGTACGGGCTGCAGCCGGACGCGCTGATCTTTGACGCGCTGACCTTTACGCTGGCGACGGGCGACGAGGAATTCCGCAATTCCGCGGCGGAAACGATCGAGGGCATCCGCGCCATCAAGCGCGAGCTGCCGGGCGTGCTCACCACGCTGGGCGTGAGCAACGTCAGCTTCGGTCTGTCGCCCGCCGCGCGCACGGTGCTGAACTCCGTGTTTCTGTACCACTGCGTGAACGCGGGGCTGGATACGGGGATCATCAACCCGTCGCACGTCACGCCCTACTTCGAGATTCCGGAAGAAGAGCGGCAGCTGGCGGACGACCTGATCTTTGACCGCCGCACGGCGGAAAAGGACCCGCTGGCCGAGTTCATCGCGCACTACGAGGGCCGTTCGGGCGAGGCGGAGAACACCTCCGTCGATCCCACGGCGACGATGACGCCGGAAGAGGCGCTGCACTGGAAGATCCTGCACCGCAAGAAGGAAGGGGTGGAGGACTGGATCGACCGCGCCGTGGAGAAGCTGGGCGCCGTCCCCGTGCTGAACGAGGTGCTGCTCCCCGCGATGAAGGAAGTGGGCGACAAGTTCGGCGCCGGCGAACTGATCCTCCCCTTCGTGCTCCAGAGCGCCGAGGTGATGAAGAAGGCCGTGGCGCGGCTGGAGCTGTACCTGGAAAAGGCCGAGGGGCAGACCAAGGGCAAGGTGGTGCTGGCGACCGTGTACGGCGACGTGCACGACATCGGCAAGTCGCTGGTGAACACCATCCTGACCAACAACGGCTACACGGTGTTCGACCTGGGCAAGCAGGTGCCGGTGAACACCATCCTGGAAAAGGCGGAGGAAGTGGGCGCCGACGCCATCGGTCTGAGCGCGCTCCTCGTCAGCACGTCCAAGCAGATGCCGCTGTGCGCGCAGGAGCTTCACCGGCGCGGGCTCAAGTACCCGATCCTCGTGGGCGGCGCGGCGATCAATCCCAGCTTCGTGCGCGGCGCGGCGATGATCAGCGAGACCGAGCCGTACGCCGCGGGGATGTTCTACTGCAAGGACGCGTTCGAGGGACTGTCGACCATGGACGCCCTGATGGCGGACGACGGGGCGCAGTTCATCGAGCGGCACAACGAGGAGATGCTGCGGCGCACGGCGGAGTACGAGGCGCGCAAGGCGTCCGCCAAGGGAATGCGTCCGGGATCGCGTGAAAACCCGGCCGTGCCGCTGGCGGAAGTTCCCACGCCGCCGTTCTGGGGATGGAAGGTGCTGGACCACATCCCCGTGGACGAGGTCGTGGAGTGCATTGACCGCAACACGCTGTACCGCATGCAGTGGGGCGCCCGCAACCTCAAGGGCGAGGAGTGGGACCGCATCGTCCGCGAGGACTTTGAGCCGCGGCTGGCGCGCTACACCCGCGAGGCGCGCACGCAGGCGTGGCTGCGGCCGCGGGGCATCTACGGCTACTTCCCGGCCGGGCGCGACGGCGACGACGTGGTGGTGTTCGATCCGTCGGACCGCAAAAAGGAGATCGGCCGCTTCAGCTTTCCGCGGCAGGAAGACCGCGAGCAGCTGTGCCTGGCGGACTACTTCCGCCCGCTGGGCGCGGACGGACCGCAGGACGTGCTGCCGCTGCAGGTGGTGACCAGCGGCGACAAGGCGGCGGAGTTCATCGACCGGCGCACCAAGGGCGGCGACTACTCGGAAGGGTACTTCCTGCACGGGTTCAGCGTGCAGACGGCGGAGGGCGCGGCGGAGTTCATCAACCGGCGCATCCGCAAGGAGCTGGGGATCGAGGAGCCGCGCGGGCTGCGGTACTCGTGGGGGTACCCTGCGTGTCCGGACGTGGAGCAGCATGAGGTGCTGTTCAACGTGATGCCCATCAAGCAGGCGATCGGCGTGGGGCTGACGGCCGGGTACCAATTGGACCCGGAGCAGTCGACGGCGGCGCTGGTGGTGCACCATCCGGCGGCGAAGTACTTCGCGACGTGA